The genomic segment ATTTTCCGCCCACGCAACCCACCCCTGGGCGCATCACATGAGCAATGAGTTCTTCAAGCCAGCCACCATCAATTACTTCCACATCATTATTTAGGAGAACAACAACGTCACCTTTAGCAAAGCGAACTGCATAATTATTGATTGCAGAATAATTGAACGTATGTGGATATTTCAGCAACGTCACCAAACCTTTTGAATCAATCTCTTCGAAATATGCGATATCTTCTGGATCGTCAGAATTATTATCAATCAGAATAATTTCAAAATTTTTATGAGTTGTCTTCTTGTATATAGAGTCAATTGCACAACGAACCACATCCCCACAGTTTTTTGTTGGCATTATTATCGACGCCCTAACATCAGGTCTCTTTTTCCAAAGCACCCGATACGTATTCGGAATATCACCATACTCGACCATCTCTACCAGCGGGTTGCCGGACAAAACATCCGATACCGCTTTCCGGCCAGCCACAGAGGTATAGCTTTTCTGATCAGATGACAGTGCTGTAGAGCCCTCAACCATACGCCAATGATATAAAACAAAAGGAATGTGAATAATGCTTTGCTTGTTCCAGCCAATAGCGTCAAGGCAACGTAAAACCAGATCATGATCTTGGCTTCCCTCTACCCCCTTTCTAAGACCCCCAATGTGACGCACCAATTTCGCTCGGATCACAGACATATGTGACATATAATTCTGGGCCAATATTCGCTCAGGATCAAAATTAGGTTTAAAATGCGGATCTACTCGATGCCCAAAGGCATTTATCTTGTCTTCATCCGAATAAAATACATCCGCATCAGGATTCCTGAGAATTTCGTCTGCGACAACCTCCAAGGCATACGGAGGTAATTCATCGTCATGATCCATGAATACAACATAATCACCAGTAGCCAATGACAGTGCATCATTGGTTGCAACGGAAATATGACCGTTTTGCTCCCGGAATACAGCCTTGATCCGGTCGTCTCGACTTTGAAAATTAACGATCAGCTGCTTCAGTTCATCTGAACCAGAGTAGTCATCCGCCAGACACAGCTCCAAATTCTGATAGTTCTGTGACAGTACCGACTGAACACATCTACGGAACAACTCCAGGTTCGGCTTATACACTGGAACTACCACAGATAATTTTGGCATATAAGTGCCTGACTCCAACACATTGCACTGCTCCAAGCGTTCTTTAACGAGCTTGGGTTCCACCAGCAACTGCCACTCCGAATAGCTAGAAAACCTAGATTTGAATATTTCGTTGTATTCCGGCATTCCCCCGGAAATTTTTCGGGCTGCCAGCTTTTTTTCAATCAATTTCTGAGCATGAAAAGAACTTAGTCTTACCATACTGAGACGTTTGATATCAAAATTGCATTCACATCCCATAGGGTCAAACCTTACATGTGAGCCCCTGGGGAAATACACAACTCGTTTGACAAGATTTCCAGTTGTGTAAACCAAGGAGTAACTGTTTACTTCAGAATAACCATCTCCCGAGTCGTAATAAAATTTCGATTCTTGTGCAGGAATATCGGAGTTAATACACAACTCAACCATGTACCAGCCGCTCAAGAGACCCGATAGATAGAATTGAGGGTCTGACCCCGTAGATGTGAAGTGACCAACATCTCGTTCTTGCAAGTCAGCCCCCATCTGCATGGAAAATCTCAAATCCCTTTCAAAGAATTTCTTTTTCATTCCTTTAAACATAACCAATCTCTTTATAAGGCAAGTGCGACAGCAGCAGACACTGCGATTTGATATATCACCTGACTGATATCCTTGGTCAGCTGAAGAGCCTTAAGCTTTGGCTTGGCAAGCACGAATATTTCATCGCCAGGCTGAACAAGCTTTTTATCACCCAAGTCGGACGATGCCCGCACAAAAGTACCATTACTTTTCATAATCAGAACATTTAGTCCCGATAGCTCACTTGTCGCACCACCAGCCTGATCTACATAATTTTTGATATTCATTTTCGACTGATAGGAAACGGCAGTAGGAAACAGAACCTCTCCATGAATCATGACAAGGTTTCTTTTAATAGGCACAACGACTTTATCGCCTTGATCAAGTACAATTTTGGCGGGATCATACCCATCAAGCAGCACAACCTGACCTTTTGGCTGTATTTTTTTTGCTCGCTCAACCCATTGCAAAACCGTTTCGGCTTCTGCTTTTCTAAGCTCTGCGGTTTCTCTTGTTGCGGACCTAGCTGTCAGCACACTTTGCTCAAGAGCGGATAGCGACGCCATTAGCATTTCTTTCTGACGCTTGGCAACAGATGCCCGATAGAGTTGCAGAGAATCACGATCAGATAGGGCCGAAAATTCGATTTGATTAATAAGATCATCCAAAGTACTACCCCACGGGAGCACCATTTCAGTGGAAGAATTATGCTCGCCAACTACCTCAACACTGATACTCCTAGGGCGTAATTGGGATGAGAACTTCACTCTTGAACCACTTTTAACCACCACACCCTTTATGCTGTTAAGAGAATACTGGTAGGCGTTGATATCCGTTCCATCTGGCTCAAGTAAAGTAACATGAGTCGATGACTCATTTAACGCAACATAATCGACAATCGTTGTCAATATATCGCTGTCGCCTCTCAATTCAAATCGACCATTAAATCCAGCATCTCCTTCGATTTGTACATAACCGGAGCGTGAACCCACCAAAATCAAATCTCCATTTTGAAGCTGGACATCTGGCATTTCACCACTTTTCAAAAAACGGTACAGGTCTATCTTGGCAACCCCACTTCCCTGGCGAATAACTTGTACATTTCTATAACCACCAAGATTCTTTTTAATACCACCTGCGGCATCGATATACCGAAGAATACTATCAGCAC from the Candidatus Thalassolituus haligoni genome contains:
- a CDS encoding polysaccharide biosynthesis/export family protein, whose translation is MHFLLVSILLFWGLVVNALELSQGVDEFKSNMELDVAPSTPLYADWLFDGGFGEVSFNGLNPIYKVSQGDTLLVQIWGGVDFQGEVVVDPRGNIFIPRVGPINVQGVENKSLNGVVLKSIKRVFKSNVDAYVALLGSQTVKIFVSGMVEKPGIYEGQSADSILRYIDAAGGIKKNLGGYRNVQVIRQGSGVAKIDLYRFLKSGEMPDVQLQNGDLILVGSRSGYVQIEGDAGFNGRFELRGDSDILTTIVDYVALNESSTHVTLLEPDGTDINAYQYSLNSIKGVVVKSGSRVKFSSQLRPRSISVEVVGEHNSSTEMVLPWGSTLDDLINQIEFSALSDRDSLQLYRASVAKRQKEMLMASLSALEQSVLTARSATRETAELRKAEAETVLQWVERAKKIQPKGQVVLLDGYDPAKIVLDQGDKVVVPIKRNLVMIHGEVLFPTAVSYQSKMNIKNYVDQAGGATSELSGLNVLIMKSNGTFVRASSDLGDKKLVQPGDEIFVLAKPKLKALQLTKDISQVIYQIAVSAAVALAL
- a CDS encoding glycosyltransferase, with amino-acid sequence MFKGMKKKFFERDLRFSMQMGADLQERDVGHFTSTGSDPQFYLSGLLSGWYMVELCINSDIPAQESKFYYDSGDGYSEVNSYSLVYTTGNLVKRVVYFPRGSHVRFDPMGCECNFDIKRLSMVRLSSFHAQKLIEKKLAARKISGGMPEYNEIFKSRFSSYSEWQLLVEPKLVKERLEQCNVLESGTYMPKLSVVVPVYKPNLELFRRCVQSVLSQNYQNLELCLADDYSGSDELKQLIVNFQSRDDRIKAVFREQNGHISVATNDALSLATGDYVVFMDHDDELPPYALEVVADEILRNPDADVFYSDEDKINAFGHRVDPHFKPNFDPERILAQNYMSHMSVIRAKLVRHIGGLRKGVEGSQDHDLVLRCLDAIGWNKQSIIHIPFVLYHWRMVEGSTALSSDQKSYTSVAGRKAVSDVLSGNPLVEMVEYGDIPNTYRVLWKKRPDVRASIIMPTKNCGDVVRCAIDSIYKKTTHKNFEIILIDNNSDDPEDIAYFEEIDSKGLVTLLKYPHTFNYSAINNYAVRFAKGDVVVLLNNDVEVIDGGWLEELIAHVMRPGVGCVGGKLLYTNGLIQHAGILLGSGGVAGHQFKLLPQDSPGEAAQLAVVRQASAVTAACLAVKKTVFDEVGGLDEKHLTVAFNDVDFCLKVHFSGYRNIWTPHVLLYHHESLSRGYEDTPEKLQRFAGEIEYMQKKWSTRLKTDEFYNNNLSLKGEQFLYSCRFDYKDVCLLGA